A part of Melittangium boletus DSM 14713 genomic DNA contains:
- the fumC gene encoding class II fumarate hydratase, whose amino-acid sequence MSKPDVRIEKDTFGPIEVPAERLWGAQTQRSRENFAISSERMPLALIRALVLVKKAAALVNMENGSLARDKGEAIVKAANEVLGGEHDAEFPLLVWQTGSGTQTNMNVNEVLANRASELMGGERGEARRVHPNDDVNKGQSSNDVFPTAMSVAAAEALVRNVLPELLALRDVLAERAERFRDIVKIGRTHLQDATPLTLGQEFSGYVAQLEHARKHLELSLPHLSELALGGTAVGTGLNAPRGFAERVAEELARLTGHPFVTAPNKFEALAANDALVQSHGALKGLAAALFKIANDVRWLASGPRSGIGEITLPENEPGSSIMPGKVNPTQSEALTMLCAQVMGNDVAISLGGASGNFELNVFKPLIIHNYLQSCRLLADGMRSFRLHCAVGIEPNRARLQENLERSLMLVTALNPHIGYDNAARIAKKAHKDGKTLKETAVELGLLTAEQFDQWVRPEKMTGNL is encoded by the coding sequence ATGAGCAAGCCAGACGTTCGCATCGAGAAGGACACCTTCGGCCCCATCGAGGTCCCCGCCGAGCGCCTGTGGGGTGCCCAGACCCAGCGCAGCCGGGAGAACTTCGCCATCTCCTCCGAGCGGATGCCCCTGGCGCTCATCCGCGCGCTCGTGCTGGTGAAGAAGGCCGCCGCGCTCGTGAACATGGAGAATGGCTCGCTCGCCCGCGACAAGGGCGAGGCCATCGTGAAGGCCGCCAACGAGGTGCTCGGCGGCGAGCACGACGCGGAGTTTCCCCTGCTCGTGTGGCAGACGGGCAGTGGCACCCAGACGAACATGAACGTCAACGAGGTGCTGGCCAATCGCGCCTCGGAGTTGATGGGCGGTGAGCGCGGGGAGGCGCGCCGGGTGCATCCCAACGACGACGTCAACAAGGGGCAGAGCTCCAACGACGTCTTCCCCACCGCCATGAGCGTGGCCGCCGCCGAGGCCCTGGTGCGCAACGTGCTCCCCGAGCTCCTGGCGCTGCGCGACGTGCTCGCCGAGCGCGCCGAGCGCTTCCGGGACATCGTGAAGATTGGCCGCACGCACTTGCAGGACGCCACGCCCCTCACGCTCGGCCAGGAGTTCAGCGGCTACGTGGCCCAGTTGGAGCACGCGCGCAAGCACCTGGAGCTCTCGCTGCCGCACCTGTCCGAGCTCGCGCTCGGGGGGACCGCCGTGGGCACGGGCCTCAACGCGCCCAGGGGCTTCGCCGAGCGCGTGGCCGAGGAGCTGGCCCGGCTCACCGGCCATCCCTTCGTCACCGCGCCCAACAAGTTCGAGGCCCTGGCCGCCAACGACGCGCTCGTGCAGTCCCATGGCGCGCTCAAGGGCCTGGCCGCCGCGCTGTTCAAGATCGCCAACGACGTGCGCTGGCTCGCGTCCGGGCCGCGCTCGGGCATCGGCGAAATCACCCTCCCCGAGAACGAGCCGGGCAGCTCCATCATGCCGGGCAAGGTCAACCCCACCCAGTCCGAGGCGCTCACCATGCTGTGCGCCCAGGTGATGGGCAACGACGTGGCCATCTCGCTCGGGGGCGCGTCCGGCAACTTCGAGCTCAACGTCTTCAAGCCGCTCATCATCCACAACTACCTGCAGAGCTGCCGTCTGCTCGCCGACGGCATGCGCAGCTTCCGGCTGCACTGCGCCGTGGGCATCGAGCCCAACCGGGCCCGGCTCCAGGAGAACCTGGAGCGCTCGTTGATGCTCGTCACCGCGCTCAACCCGCACATCGGCTACGACAACGCGGCGAGGATCGCCAAGAAGGCCCACAAGGACGGCAAGACGCTCAAGGAGACCGCCGTGGAGCTGGGCCTGCTCACCGCCGAGCAGTTCGACCAGTGGGTCCGCCCGGAGAAGATGACCGGCAACCTGTAG
- a CDS encoding MOSC domain-containing protein, which translates to MKRVPEAEAVEGQGFVGDRHGKKKPHGKRQLLLLDEASQHALRMSPGELKENVVLAGLPLESLPAGQRLALGTEVVVELTEPCVPCSKLERIRPGLLKESWGQRGQLARVLRGGTVREGDGVRLLDVNPDAPRPIRPKLP; encoded by the coding sequence ATGAAGCGTGTCCCCGAGGCCGAGGCCGTGGAAGGCCAGGGCTTCGTGGGAGACCGTCACGGCAAGAAGAAGCCCCACGGCAAACGGCAACTGCTCCTGCTCGACGAGGCCTCCCAGCACGCGCTGAGGATGTCCCCGGGAGAATTGAAGGAGAACGTGGTGCTGGCCGGGCTGCCGCTCGAGTCACTGCCCGCGGGCCAGCGGTTGGCGCTCGGGACGGAGGTGGTGGTGGAGCTGACGGAGCCGTGCGTGCCCTGCTCGAAGCTCGAGCGCATCCGCCCGGGCCTGCTCAAGGAGTCCTGGGGACAGCGGGGCCAGCTCGCCAGGGTGCTGCGCGGCGGCACCGTGCGCGAAGGCGACGGCGTGCGCCTGCTCGACGTCAACCCGGACGCGCCCCGCCCCATCCGCCCCAAGCTGCCCTGA
- a CDS encoding Uma2 family endonuclease, with protein sequence MNDAPSRRDELYAELEKLPPNVTGEIIGGELYVSPRPAIRHARAASRLGIELGGPFDRGRGGPGGWVILFEPELHLDQDVLVPDVSGWRRERMPELPDVVGVTLAPDWVCEVLSPSTAALDRARKMAVYAREGVRHLWLVDPVPRTLEVYRLEQGGWRVLPTHVDNNRVRAEPFEALELELGALWER encoded by the coding sequence ATGAACGACGCGCCGTCACGACGGGATGAGTTGTACGCGGAGCTGGAGAAGCTTCCACCCAACGTCACAGGTGAGATTATCGGTGGGGAATTGTATGTAAGCCCCCGACCCGCCATCCGGCATGCTCGGGCGGCCTCCAGGCTGGGGATCGAGTTGGGCGGTCCCTTCGACCGGGGCCGGGGTGGGCCTGGGGGCTGGGTCATCCTCTTCGAGCCGGAACTGCATCTGGACCAGGATGTCCTGGTTCCAGATGTGTCGGGATGGCGCCGGGAGCGGATGCCCGAGTTACCGGACGTGGTGGGCGTCACGCTCGCGCCGGATTGGGTGTGCGAGGTGCTCTCGCCCTCCACGGCCGCGCTGGACCGGGCGCGGAAGATGGCCGTGTATGCCCGCGAGGGTGTGCGTCACCTGTGGCTGGTGGATCCCGTGCCTCGCACCCTCGAGGTGTACCGGCTGGAGCAGGGCGGCTGGCGGGTGCTGCCCACCCATGTGGACAACAACCGGGTCCGGGCCGAGCCCTTCGAGGCATTGGAGTTGGAGCTGGGCGCGCTCTGGGAGCGCTGA
- the aceA gene encoding isocitrate lyase — protein MYDATTTKNDASPHAKLHSQRFEGITRTYSPADVEKLRGSIRISHTLAEMGSRRLWELLHTEEYVAALGSLTGNQAVQMVRAGLQAIYLSGWQVAADANTAGQMYPDQSLYPVDSVPNVVRRINASLRRADQIDHAEGKRERYWFAPIIADAEAGFGGPLNAYELMKAMIEAGAAGVHFEDQLASEKKCGHMGGKVLVPTSQFIRTLTAARLAADVMGVSTLLVARTDADSAKLLMSDADERDHAFIDRKAARSSEGFYQLRGGVDCAIARGLAYAPFADLVWCETSTPDLKQARKFAEGIHAKYPGKLLAYNCSPSFNWKKHLDDATIARFQRELGAMGYKFQFVTLAGFHALNHGMFELARQYKERGMAAYSELQQKEFTSEKDGYTATRHQREVGTGYFDKVAEVISGGTASTLALNDSTEAHQF, from the coding sequence ATGTACGACGCCACGACGACGAAGAACGATGCCTCGCCCCACGCGAAGCTCCATTCGCAGCGGTTCGAGGGCATCACGCGCACCTATTCGCCGGCGGACGTCGAGAAGCTGCGGGGCTCCATCCGGATCAGCCACACGCTGGCGGAGATGGGCTCGCGGCGGCTGTGGGAACTGCTGCACACCGAGGAGTACGTGGCCGCGCTCGGCTCGCTGACGGGCAATCAGGCGGTGCAGATGGTGCGCGCGGGCCTCCAGGCCATCTATCTGTCGGGTTGGCAGGTGGCGGCCGACGCCAACACCGCCGGGCAGATGTACCCGGACCAGAGCCTGTACCCGGTGGACAGCGTGCCCAACGTGGTGCGGCGCATCAACGCGTCCCTGCGCCGGGCGGATCAGATCGACCACGCCGAGGGCAAGCGCGAGCGCTACTGGTTCGCGCCCATCATCGCGGACGCGGAAGCCGGCTTCGGCGGTCCGCTCAACGCCTATGAGTTGATGAAGGCGATGATCGAGGCGGGTGCCGCGGGCGTGCACTTCGAGGATCAACTCGCGAGCGAGAAGAAGTGCGGCCACATGGGGGGCAAGGTGCTGGTGCCCACGAGCCAGTTCATCCGCACCCTCACGGCGGCGCGGCTCGCGGCGGACGTGATGGGGGTGTCCACGCTGCTGGTGGCGCGCACGGACGCGGACAGCGCCAAGCTGCTCATGAGCGACGCGGACGAGCGCGACCATGCCTTCATCGACCGCAAGGCGGCGCGATCCTCGGAAGGTTTCTACCAACTGAGGGGCGGCGTGGACTGCGCCATCGCCCGGGGCCTCGCCTACGCGCCCTTCGCGGACCTGGTGTGGTGCGAGACGAGCACCCCGGACCTCAAGCAGGCGCGGAAGTTCGCCGAGGGCATCCACGCGAAGTACCCTGGCAAGCTGCTCGCGTACAACTGCTCGCCGTCGTTCAACTGGAAGAAGCACCTGGATGACGCGACCATCGCCAGGTTCCAGCGCGAGCTGGGGGCCATGGGCTACAAGTTCCAGTTCGTCACGCTGGCGGGCTTCCACGCGCTCAACCACGGCATGTTCGAGCTGGCGCGGCAGTACAAGGAGCGGGGCATGGCGGCCTACTCCGAGCTGCAGCAGAAGGAGTTCACCTCGGAGAAGGACGGCTACACCGCCACGCGCCACCAGCGCGAGGTGGGCACCGGCTACTTCGACAAGGTCGCCGAGGTCATCTCCGGAGGCACCGCGAGCACGCTCGCCCTGAACGACTCCACCGAGGCGCACCAGTTCTAA
- a CDS encoding AAA family ATPase: MSGGLRIDVVRVHGFGHFTDYSLELRPGLNLLYGPNEAGKSTLLAFLRGMLFGFDKQYEPETGTWGGELCVSSAAGPLVVRRTMGRRSKSLSVVSPEGKELSASALDEARAHVSRELFHEVFAFSLDELSSFERLSKEDGVSRALFAAGLRGARRLPEVEKLLEARTTELFKKGGRKPRLNDVLLQLEEVRGQLDALKDRPARYLAERERLSSLRHELEETHARLEQTHRELKRLSRLEEALGDLGTLARLQVELASLPPLATFPRDGVVRLEELLQRRKEAHGALARVAALRGSAEREVERLSEASALHEREEVLRAVLGAFIARAELLRTLPGRRVALDARREEVTRALDGLGLEVDEEGLLALELGAAARGQLESLVNRLARAESEQREANGALERARAAHERIVSTLSRLQAERERLPEISAAEVRQRQVALGRAKLLRMEREQVLTQRTESQQRLQSLREQAEPPPGPAPTSTLMAVAVLVAVACVVGMALSAGLMPGLLALLGALVLVVPLVLLHRSAVRSHQREAEAHAARQRLHARELARVQSALDGLMGRRAAVERELATALGEAGLPGDDSVAGLAGMDVALAEALRQAERVEHLVHERAAREAERDGVMQEAQEAELASRRADMLVRTLRGDLSLLLDARGLPANLSAQGALGLWREAAELRRRLADLNADARALSEDESGCAAVVSRLLSEARAVGLGEGPAESVADRVALALEARKAREAEARTQRARVEELRAEEARLLRLYEAEAQAVAALLTQGGGDSEESFRLRARQAERFEELTRQVGALGSRVEAATGLPEARVRESVLGEGGEERLRERLGQSRIQEPALDARLKQLHTELGAAENQLQQWEGDARLAELRIQEERLRAEAAELATRYTKDTLALALLSRARRRFEEEQQPRVIQLASEHFAALTHGRYRRVFLPAGGSRELRVSGLKGERGPEQLSRGTREQLYLAFRLAVIQDFGETRGALPLIVDDILVNFDLARTHGTLELLARLSERHQVIAFTCHPWLRELFEEKGARVVELVPARTEAASARNDAPGGTASGGLRVAGR; encoded by the coding sequence ATGAGTGGGGGACTGCGGATCGACGTGGTGCGCGTCCACGGCTTTGGTCACTTCACGGACTACTCGCTGGAGCTGCGGCCCGGGCTCAACCTGCTGTACGGGCCGAACGAGGCGGGCAAGAGCACGTTGCTCGCGTTCCTCCGGGGCATGTTGTTCGGCTTCGACAAGCAGTACGAGCCCGAGACGGGCACCTGGGGCGGTGAGCTGTGCGTGAGTTCCGCCGCCGGGCCGCTGGTGGTGCGCCGGACCATGGGCCGCCGGAGCAAGTCGCTGTCGGTGGTGAGTCCCGAGGGGAAGGAACTGTCCGCCTCGGCGCTGGACGAGGCGCGGGCGCACGTCTCGCGCGAGCTGTTCCACGAGGTCTTCGCCTTCAGCCTGGACGAGCTATCCAGCTTCGAGCGGCTGTCGAAGGAGGACGGGGTCTCCCGGGCGCTCTTCGCCGCGGGGCTCCGGGGGGCGCGCCGGCTGCCCGAGGTGGAGAAGCTCCTGGAGGCGCGCACGACGGAGCTCTTCAAGAAGGGAGGCCGCAAGCCCCGGCTCAACGATGTCCTCCTCCAATTGGAGGAGGTTCGCGGGCAGCTCGACGCCTTGAAGGACCGGCCCGCGCGCTACCTCGCGGAGCGGGAGCGGCTGAGTTCCCTGCGCCACGAGCTGGAGGAGACGCACGCCCGGCTCGAGCAGACGCACCGCGAGCTCAAGCGGCTGTCGCGTCTGGAAGAGGCCCTGGGCGACTTGGGCACGTTGGCGCGGCTCCAGGTGGAGCTCGCGAGCCTGCCCCCGCTGGCCACCTTTCCGAGGGATGGGGTGGTCCGGTTGGAGGAGTTGCTCCAGCGGCGCAAGGAAGCCCATGGGGCCCTGGCCCGGGTGGCGGCGCTGCGGGGCTCGGCGGAGCGTGAGGTGGAGCGTCTGTCCGAGGCCTCGGCCCTCCACGAGCGGGAGGAGGTGTTGCGCGCGGTGCTCGGGGCCTTCATCGCCAGGGCCGAGTTGCTGCGCACGTTGCCGGGACGCCGCGTGGCGCTCGATGCTCGGCGCGAGGAAGTCACCCGGGCGCTGGATGGACTCGGCCTGGAGGTGGACGAAGAGGGGTTGCTGGCGCTGGAGCTGGGGGCGGCGGCTCGGGGTCAGCTGGAATCCCTCGTGAACCGGTTGGCGCGGGCGGAGAGCGAGCAGCGCGAGGCGAATGGCGCGCTCGAGCGGGCCCGTGCGGCGCACGAGCGCATCGTCTCCACGCTGTCCCGGCTCCAGGCGGAGCGCGAGAGGCTTCCGGAGATTTCCGCGGCGGAAGTGCGCCAGCGGCAGGTGGCGCTGGGCCGGGCCAAGTTGCTGCGCATGGAGCGCGAGCAGGTGCTGACGCAGCGCACGGAGTCACAGCAGCGGCTCCAGTCCTTGCGGGAACAGGCCGAGCCGCCTCCAGGGCCCGCGCCCACGTCCACGCTGATGGCGGTCGCGGTGCTGGTGGCCGTGGCGTGCGTCGTGGGCATGGCGCTCTCCGCGGGCTTGATGCCGGGCCTGCTCGCCTTGTTGGGGGCGCTCGTGCTCGTCGTGCCGCTGGTGCTCCTGCACCGGAGCGCCGTGCGGAGCCATCAGCGTGAGGCCGAGGCCCATGCCGCGCGCCAACGTCTGCATGCGCGCGAACTCGCCCGGGTGCAGTCGGCGTTGGATGGGCTCATGGGGCGGCGCGCGGCGGTGGAGCGGGAGCTGGCGACGGCCCTGGGCGAGGCGGGCCTGCCCGGGGACGACTCGGTGGCGGGGCTCGCCGGAATGGATGTGGCGCTGGCCGAGGCGCTGCGGCAGGCCGAGCGCGTGGAACACCTGGTCCACGAGCGCGCGGCCCGCGAGGCGGAACGCGACGGCGTGATGCAGGAAGCGCAGGAGGCGGAGCTGGCGTCGCGGCGCGCCGACATGCTCGTGCGCACGCTCCGGGGGGACTTGTCCCTGCTGCTCGACGCGCGGGGCCTCCCCGCGAACCTTTCCGCGCAGGGCGCGCTGGGGTTGTGGCGCGAAGCGGCCGAGCTGCGGCGGCGGCTCGCGGACCTGAACGCGGACGCGCGGGCCCTGTCCGAGGACGAGTCGGGTTGTGCGGCGGTGGTGTCCCGGTTGCTCTCCGAAGCCCGTGCGGTGGGGCTCGGGGAGGGGCCCGCGGAGTCCGTGGCCGACCGCGTGGCCCTGGCGCTGGAAGCCCGGAAGGCGCGCGAGGCGGAGGCGCGAACCCAGCGTGCGCGGGTGGAGGAGCTGAGGGCGGAAGAGGCCCGGCTCCTGCGCCTGTACGAGGCCGAGGCCCAGGCCGTGGCGGCGCTGCTGACCCAGGGGGGCGGAGACTCGGAGGAGTCCTTCCGGCTCCGGGCCCGGCAGGCCGAGCGCTTCGAGGAGCTGACGCGGCAGGTGGGCGCGCTGGGCTCGCGGGTCGAGGCCGCCACGGGGCTGCCGGAGGCGCGGGTCCGTGAGAGCGTTCTGGGGGAGGGCGGCGAGGAGCGGTTGCGCGAGCGCCTGGGACAGTCGCGCATCCAGGAGCCGGCCCTCGACGCACGCTTGAAACAACTGCACACGGAGCTGGGCGCCGCCGAGAACCAGCTCCAGCAGTGGGAGGGAGACGCAAGGCTCGCCGAGCTGCGCATCCAGGAGGAGCGCCTGCGGGCCGAGGCGGCGGAGCTGGCCACGCGCTACACGAAGGACACGCTGGCGCTCGCGCTGCTGTCACGCGCCCGGCGGCGCTTCGAGGAGGAGCAGCAGCCCCGCGTCATCCAGCTGGCCTCGGAGCACTTCGCGGCGCTCACGCACGGCCGCTACCGGCGCGTGTTCCTCCCCGCGGGCGGCTCGCGCGAGCTCCGGGTGAGTGGCCTCAAGGGCGAGCGCGGTCCCGAACAGCTCTCCCGCGGCACCCGGGAACAGCTCTACCTGGCCTTCCGGTTGGCGGTCATCCAGGACTTCGGGGAGACGCGCGGCGCGCTGCCGCTCATCGTGGACGACATCCTGGTCAACTTCGACCTGGCGCGCACTCACGGCACCCTGGAGCTCCTGGCTCGCCTGTCCGAGCGCCACCAGGTCATCGCCTTCACGTGTCATCCCTGGCTGCGCGAGCTCTTCGAGGAGAAGGGCGCGCGGGTGGTGGAGCTCGTGCCCGCACGGACCGAGGCCGCCAGCGCCCGGAACGATGCTCCGGGGGGGACGGCCTCGGGGGGACTCCGGGTGGCGGGCCGTTAG
- a CDS encoding metallophosphoesterase family protein → MRFRFVHAADLHLDTPFRGVPVESALLDAFQQATFRAFSRIVELCLREHVAFLLLAGDLFDLKDRSVRARLALRRELERLHAAGIQTFIVHGNHDPLSGDTGTLSLPESVKVFGAGWEEVEVRREGRLLCRVQGVSYPDVEVRENLSARFHRTAPDFTVGLLHANLGGAEGHANYAPCSLEDLAARGLDYWALGHVHTRAEYPLPNGAVAVYPGNPQGRHVNETGARGCVLVEVEDGRSRRHFIPVDRVRWHRLEVSLTGVGSLDALVAAISERVDAECLEGWDGHAVRLTLTGRGPLHRELSAAEALGQLESEVREQLAHRHPPVLLESLRDASRPELDLDAVRLAGGFSATVLAEAEASRGNPEALASLWDEDAELRALRQRLRRLGVDVLETPRAEWVEQAGAWVAEELHEEDVA, encoded by the coding sequence ATGCGCTTCCGGTTCGTTCACGCCGCCGATCTGCACCTGGATACCCCCTTCCGTGGTGTTCCCGTCGAGTCGGCCCTGCTGGACGCCTTCCAGCAAGCCACCTTCCGGGCTTTCTCGCGCATCGTGGAGCTGTGTCTGCGCGAGCACGTCGCCTTCCTCCTGCTCGCGGGGGATTTGTTCGACCTGAAGGATCGCTCGGTGCGCGCGCGTCTGGCACTGCGGCGCGAGCTGGAGCGGCTGCACGCGGCCGGCATCCAGACCTTCATCGTCCATGGCAACCATGATCCGCTCAGCGGGGACACGGGGACGCTCTCCCTGCCCGAGTCGGTGAAGGTGTTCGGCGCCGGGTGGGAGGAGGTGGAGGTCCGCCGCGAGGGCCGCCTGCTGTGCCGCGTGCAGGGCGTCTCCTACCCCGATGTGGAGGTGCGCGAGAACCTGTCCGCGCGCTTCCATCGCACCGCTCCGGACTTCACCGTGGGCCTGCTGCACGCCAACCTCGGAGGGGCCGAGGGTCATGCCAACTACGCGCCCTGCTCCCTGGAGGATCTGGCGGCGCGGGGGCTCGACTACTGGGCGCTCGGCCATGTGCACACCCGCGCCGAGTACCCCCTCCCCAATGGCGCCGTGGCCGTGTACCCGGGCAACCCCCAGGGCCGGCACGTCAACGAGACCGGAGCGCGCGGGTGCGTGCTGGTGGAGGTCGAGGACGGCCGCTCGCGGCGCCACTTCATCCCCGTGGACAGGGTGCGCTGGCACCGGCTGGAGGTATCGCTCACCGGGGTCGGGTCGCTCGACGCGCTCGTGGCCGCCATCTCCGAGCGCGTGGACGCGGAGTGCTTGGAGGGATGGGACGGCCACGCGGTCCGCCTCACGCTCACGGGCCGCGGTCCCCTGCACCGCGAGCTGTCCGCTGCGGAGGCGCTCGGTCAGTTGGAGTCGGAGGTGCGCGAGCAGCTCGCCCATCGCCATCCGCCCGTGCTGCTGGAGTCCCTGCGTGACGCGAGCCGGCCCGAGCTGGACCTGGACGCGGTGCGTCTGGCGGGAGGGTTCTCGGCGACGGTGCTCGCCGAGGCCGAGGCGTCGCGTGGAAACCCCGAGGCCCTGGCCTCGCTGTGGGACGAGGACGCGGAGCTGCGCGCGTTGCGCCAGCGGTTGCGCCGGTTGGGGGTGGACGTGCTGGAGACGCCCCGGGCGGAGTGGGTGGAGCAGGCGGGCGCATGGGTGGCGGAGGAGCTTCACGAGGAGGACGTGGCATGA
- a CDS encoding CHAT domain-containing protein codes for MNRPYNTSIALTVLCTLGWLACATTTNEQLLANQALREAQQAFDKGLRLKEAGQYAQAIPLITHATFTLQELLGKNHLEVGRAKELMGSIYRRQGDYISAERLLLEALAIQESALGKSHQAVSNPLITLANLYANQGKHTRAELLYKRALKLRKETFGPDHPQVAKVLNNLANLKETQQDYVQAQAHYEQARLILEKNPAGNHQHVAASLAGLAKLHMRYGQLERAEPLYKRALETQERTLGSNHPAVAQALNDLAKLHASQNRLDEALPLFERAFTLQEEHLRQEIFGLSETRLANALSFLRIDDETIYRLTKTHPGNTRLRHLALTTLLHRKGRVAGEFADTFRTLYHNYHNQKEEQTKISLLRALRVQIAEASHSSTSPYIESNEESTFILPSAFDKNEDHNIRSRLIHLRSMARHYLPESGEASSKAELHDVSRLLENAAQIQELEAQLTKIKNQATRHKFYEFHSRTNELKVFKKPAESDNETTQRLIQSADELEERLVRNSAPFRARLNHPSPSKLMEQVAMRIPQNGVLIEFVVYADGPLIHNPGVPPWRRTADLRYLALIVFAIDHTLAIDLGPAPPIDQAVQDLHDTMEREDSTYLAAARTLYELVFRPLDEQLEKKKQLFLSTDGQLALLPFAALHDGHQFLVDRFNITYLTSGKDMLPRTERATPAQSVVVLADPKISTLWPPLPGAREEAKAIQDLLPHARLLLGRAATKKALLNLTTPGVLHIATHGFSRKYAGEAATTRAAVNFELGGEGFPSKPAADPQLRSGLILAGDSKPATHPETVHADDSWVTAMELASLNLWGTQLVVLSACDTGQGDVKLGQGVYGLRRALVVAGAQTVVTSLWKVNDEKTHQLMELYYRNLLEGQARVAALHSAMRTLRQTQPHPRFWAPFIAIGQDTPLQGLLPPDQNPTPREEH; via the coding sequence ATGAACCGGCCATACAACACCTCCATAGCTCTCACTGTCCTATGTACGCTGGGTTGGCTGGCATGTGCCACCACCACGAACGAGCAACTGCTGGCCAACCAAGCACTACGAGAAGCACAACAGGCTTTTGACAAGGGACTACGACTCAAAGAGGCAGGGCAATATGCACAAGCAATTCCACTCATCACACACGCAACATTCACACTTCAAGAACTCCTCGGAAAAAACCACCTAGAAGTCGGACGAGCCAAGGAGTTGATGGGCAGTATCTATCGGCGACAGGGGGACTACATAAGCGCCGAGCGTCTCCTTCTGGAAGCACTCGCGATCCAAGAAAGCGCTCTGGGCAAGTCACACCAAGCTGTCTCGAACCCTCTCATCACACTCGCAAACCTGTACGCAAACCAGGGAAAACACACAAGAGCTGAATTACTCTACAAACGTGCACTCAAGCTTCGCAAAGAGACTTTCGGCCCAGATCATCCCCAAGTCGCCAAGGTACTCAACAACCTCGCAAACCTCAAAGAGACACAACAAGATTACGTTCAGGCCCAAGCACACTACGAACAAGCGCGATTGATCCTCGAAAAAAACCCTGCCGGGAACCATCAGCATGTCGCTGCTTCACTGGCAGGTCTTGCAAAACTCCACATGCGCTATGGCCAACTCGAACGGGCCGAACCTCTCTACAAACGAGCCCTTGAAACTCAGGAGCGAACACTCGGCTCGAATCACCCTGCTGTTGCCCAAGCGCTCAACGACCTCGCCAAGCTTCACGCCTCACAAAATCGCCTGGACGAAGCGCTCCCCCTTTTCGAGCGTGCGTTCACTCTTCAAGAAGAGCACTTGCGCCAGGAGATTTTTGGCCTCTCCGAAACAAGACTAGCGAACGCCCTATCATTTCTCCGCATCGACGACGAGACAATTTACAGACTCACAAAAACACACCCAGGCAACACTCGCCTTCGCCACTTAGCACTAACCACGCTCCTCCATCGAAAGGGCCGCGTCGCAGGAGAGTTCGCAGACACCTTTCGCACCCTATATCACAACTATCACAACCAAAAAGAAGAGCAGACCAAAATCTCCCTTTTACGCGCCCTGCGCGTCCAGATCGCCGAAGCATCACATTCAAGCACAAGTCCGTATATTGAATCCAATGAGGAGTCTACATTCATTCTCCCCTCCGCCTTCGACAAAAACGAGGACCATAACATCCGTTCCCGATTAATCCATCTGCGCTCAATGGCTCGTCACTATTTGCCCGAATCAGGAGAGGCCTCATCCAAAGCAGAGTTGCATGATGTTTCAAGGCTTTTGGAAAACGCCGCACAGATCCAAGAACTGGAGGCGCAACTCACAAAAATAAAAAACCAGGCAACACGTCACAAGTTCTACGAATTCCACTCACGCACAAATGAATTGAAAGTATTCAAGAAACCAGCAGAATCCGACAACGAAACAACCCAGCGACTTATTCAATCCGCCGACGAATTGGAAGAGAGACTCGTCAGAAATTCGGCGCCATTCCGCGCGAGGCTCAATCACCCATCCCCGTCGAAACTCATGGAGCAAGTGGCCATGAGAATCCCCCAGAATGGAGTGCTTATCGAGTTCGTCGTGTACGCCGACGGTCCGCTCATTCACAACCCAGGTGTTCCACCTTGGCGACGCACCGCTGACCTGCGATACCTCGCGCTAATAGTCTTTGCTATTGACCACACCTTAGCGATCGATCTAGGGCCAGCCCCCCCCATCGATCAAGCAGTCCAAGATCTGCACGACACAATGGAGCGCGAAGACAGCACCTATCTCGCCGCTGCTCGAACGCTCTATGAGCTCGTTTTCCGCCCACTTGATGAACAGCTTGAAAAGAAAAAACAGCTATTCCTCTCGACTGATGGTCAACTAGCGCTGCTTCCCTTCGCCGCACTCCATGATGGCCATCAGTTCCTGGTCGATCGCTTCAACATCACTTATCTCACCTCGGGCAAGGACATGCTGCCAAGAACGGAGAGAGCCACCCCTGCTCAATCGGTCGTCGTCCTCGCCGACCCCAAGATCAGCACGCTCTGGCCGCCACTCCCGGGCGCACGAGAAGAAGCCAAGGCTATCCAAGACTTGCTACCACACGCACGATTATTGCTAGGTCGCGCGGCCACCAAAAAAGCGCTATTGAATTTGACGACACCAGGGGTGTTGCACATCGCGACCCATGGTTTCTCCAGGAAGTATGCCGGAGAAGCAGCCACCACACGCGCGGCGGTCAACTTCGAACTTGGTGGCGAAGGGTTTCCCTCGAAGCCTGCGGCCGATCCGCAATTACGATCGGGGCTGATATTGGCGGGCGACTCCAAGCCAGCAACACATCCCGAAACCGTCCATGCTGACGATTCTTGGGTGACAGCCATGGAACTGGCCAGCCTGAATCTATGGGGAACGCAGTTGGTGGTGTTGTCGGCGTGCGACACCGGACAGGGTGATGTCAAGCTCGGACAAGGCGTCTACGGACTGCGACGCGCGCTGGTGGTAGCAGGTGCGCAGACGGTGGTAACAAGCTTGTGGAAGGTCAACGACGAGAAGACGCATCAACTCATGGAACTTTACTACCGTAATCTTCTAGAAGGTCAGGCGCGCGTCGCGGCCCTACACTCGGCAATGCGGACGCTGCGCCAGACTCAACCACATCCTCGCTTCTGGGCACCCTTCATCGCTATTGGTCAGGACACGCCCCTTCAAGGACTGCTCCCACCTGACCAGAATCCAACACCTCGCGAGGAGCATTAA